Genomic window (Litorilinea aerophila):
CCCTCCCCCGCCCTGACCGGCGTCATCGGCACCGTGGCCACGGCCATCCACGTCCCACCCCACCTGGACAGGGCCATGGAGACGGCCCTGGGCGGCGCCATCCAGCATGTGATCGTCCGTCGGTGGGGAGATGCTCAGCGGGCCATCGAGTACCTGAAGCAGAGCGGGCAGGGCCGGGCCACCTTTCTGCCCCTGGACCGGCTACACGTGCTGCCGCCCATTCCGGCCCCCAGGCAGCCGGGCGTCCTGGGCAACGCCGCGGAGCTGGTCTCCTACTCGCCGGATGTGGAGCCGGCCGTCCAGCAGCTCCTGAACCGGGTCTGGGTGGTGGAGGACCTGGACACGGCCCGGCAGGCGCTGGACAGCATCACCCGGGGCCCCCGCCCCACGGTGGTCACCCTGGAGGGCGACATTGTGCGGCCCGGCGGTGCCGTGACCGGCGGCAGTGACCGCAGCCAGCAGGACCATTCCATGCTGGCCCGGGAACGGGAGCTGCGTGAATTGCCCGCCCAGATGGAGGAGGCCAACGCCCGGGCCCGACAGGCAGCCGAGAAGTGCCAGGAGCTGCATAGCCGTCTGGAAGCCCTGCAGGCCCAGATGGGCCCCCTGCAGGAAAGGCTGGCGGCCCTGGCTCGCCAGGAGCGGCAACAACGGGCCGAGCTGGATGACCTGCGCCGACAACTGGACCGGGCCCGCCAGGGAGAGCAGTGGCAGGCCGAACGGCGGGCCACCCTGCAACAGGAGTTGGATAGGCTGGCAGCGCAGATCCAGGAGACCCGCCAGGCGCTGGCCGCCCTGTCCCAGGAAGAGACCGAGGCCCGGCAGGCCCTGGAGGAGGCCGAGGCAGCGGTGGAGGCGGCCGGGGTGGGCGACCTGCTGCGACAACTGGCCGATGTTCGCGCCGCCGCGGCGGCGGCCCAGGGCGATCTCCAGAGCCAGCAGGCCCTGCTGGCCAACCAGCGCTCCGGGCTGCAAAGCGTGGTGGACCAGATCGGGGCCAAGGAGCGGCAGATCGGGCTGCTGCAGGCCGAGGAAGAGCAGTTGAACCGCCGCATCCGGGAGCTGAGCGCGCAGGAAGACCAGTTGACCGGCGCCCTGGTGGCCCTCCAGTCCCACATCCGGCCGGCGGAAGCGGAGTTGGCCCGCCTGGAGGCCGAGCAGCAACAGGCCGAAGGCGAAGAGCGCCGCCTCCAGGAGGGACTGCGCCGGGATGAAAACGCCTGGAACGGGGCCCAGTATCAGCTCCAGCGCTGCGAAGATGCCCTTCAGCAGCTGCGCCACGACATCGAGCAGGACCTGGGGCTGGTTCTCCTGGAGGAGAGCGACGAGGTGGCCTATCAGCCGCCCCTGCCCTGGGAAGCGGTGGTGGAGCAGCTACCGGCACTGACCAGTATTCCCGAGGGGCTGGAAGAGGAAGTGCGAGAGATGCGGGCGCGCCTCAGCCGGGTGAGCAATGTGAACCCGGACGCGCCCCGGGAGTATGAGGAGGCCGCCAGCCGCCACGAGCACCTGCTCACCCAGTCGCGGGACCTGGAAGCCGCCGCGGCGGACCTGCGCAAGATCATCCGGGAGCTGGACGAGGTGATGCGCCGACGCCTGCAGGAGACCTTCCACGCGGTGGCCCAGGAATTCGTCCAGTTCTTCCGGACCCTCTTCAACGGCGGCACAGCCGAGCTCCTTCTGACCGATCCCGACGACATCGCCAACTCCGGGATCGAGATCATTGCCCGCCCGCCGGGCAAGCGCCCCCAGAGCCTGGAGCTCCTTTCCGGTGGCGAACGGACCCTGGCGGCCTGCGCCCTGATCTTCGCCATCCTCAAGGTCAGCCCCACTCCATTCTGCGTGCTGGATGAGGTGGACGCCGCCCTGGACGAGGCCAACGTGGACCGCTTCCGCCAGAGCGTGGAGGCCCTCAGCGCCGGCACCCAGTTCATCATCATTACCCACAACCGGCGCACCCTGGAAGGGACCAACGCCATCTACGGCATCACCATGGGCAAGGATGGCATCAGCCAGGTGATCAGCCTGCGACTGGAGGGCGACCGCATGGTCCCCGCCGAGGAGAACGGCAGTCAGGCCCAGGCCCGCGAAGTGATGGAGATGTAGCCCGTTTCTACAGCGGCTTCAAGCCGACTACCGGCCCGACGGTTTCCCCTGGTTCAGGCCGTCTTCGGTGCCGGGCAAGGGCAGGGGCGGCGGCAGGGGCCACTGGGCCTCCAGCGCGGGGTCGGGCGTGTATTCAGGCACGTTGACTCCGATGCGATGGAGGGCCATGGCCGCCGCAGCCTGGGAAGCCTCCTGCTTGCTGTGGCCCCGCCCCACACCCCACGGATGTTGTAGAATGGAGACCTGGATGGTGAAGATGCGGGCGTGGTCTGGGCCTTCACTATCCACCACCTTGTAGCGGGGCGCCGCGCCGAAGACCTCCTGGGCCCACTCCTGGAGGCGGCTCTTGGGATCCTTGCCGTAGTCCCCCTCCTGTAGCAGCGCCAGCTCGTCTTCCATCTGGCTCAGCACAAAGTGGCGCGCCACATCGATGCCATGCTCCAGGTAGATGGCGCCGACCAGGGCCTCGAAGGTGGCGCACAGGATGGCCGACCGCTGGCGTCCGCCGCTCTCGTCCTCGCCGTGCCCCAGCAGCAGATAGTCGCCCAGGTCAAGGCGTTCAGCCAGGCGGGCCAGGGTCTCCCGGCGCACCAGGGCGGCCCGCAGGTTGGTGAGGTCCCCCTCCCGCTGTTCTGGGAAGCGGCGAAACAGCTCCTCGCTGACGATGAAGCCCAGAATGGCGTCACCCAGAAACTCCAGCCGCTCGTTGTCCTCCAGCACTTCATCATCCGGGGCTTCGTTCAGGTAGCTGCGATGGACGAAGGCCTGTTGAAGCAGTTGTTTGTCATTAAAATGAAGATGATGACGTTCCTCAAATTCAGATAGGTCAGCAGCACTCACGAGATTCTATCCTACTCTTCATCCACGCTGGGTGGATTCTTCAGGCCATGGCCGGTCAGAACGGCCACGACGCTATCGCTGGCGTTGAAAAGGGAAAGGCTTTTGCACAACGCGGCCGCCACAGTGGCACTGGTAGGCTCCACAAAGAGCCCCCGTTCAGCCAGTTGGCGGTGGGCCTGCCGGATCTCGGCTTCGTCGACGGCCACCACAGTCCCCTGGGAGCGGCGCAGCGCCTCCAGCAGGGAGGCGGCCCGCACCGGCACGTTGATGGCGATGCCGTCGGCGCTGATGGGCTCCATGACCACGGTGGGATGAACCTGGGTCTGGCGGTGATGGAAGGCATCGTAGATGGGCGTGTAGGGCTCGGCCTGAACGGCCATCAGCCTGGGGAGTTTGTCGGTCACGCCGGAATTTTGCAGATGTTGGAAGCCACGCCAGATGCCCAACAGCGCTCCGCCATGGCCGGCCGGCGCCACCACCCAGTCCGGCACCTGGCGCCCCAGCTGCTCCCAGATCTCCCAGGCCGCGGTCATCTGCCCCAGCAGGAAGGCCGGATGCCAGGCGTGGGAGGCGTATTTGATGGACTTAACCATACGGCTGGCCGCGGCCGCGGCTTTGGAGGCCGCGTCCCGGGGGCCGGGAACTTCCACCAGCTCCGCGCCGTAGATGGCGATCTGGGCCTTTTTGGGCATGGGCGCGCTCTCGGGGACGTAGATACATGCCTCCAGGCCGGCCCGGGCCGCGTAGCAGGCCAGGCTGGCCCCGGCGTTGCCGCTGGAATCGTCCACCACGGTCAGCGCCCCCCGGCTGACCAGCCAGTTCACCATCACGCTCACGCCCCGATCCTTGTAACTGCCCGTCGGCATCAGGGCATCCAGCTTCCAGTGGAGGGGCAGCCCATGCCAGCGGTCTTGAATCAGGGGTGTCCACCCTTCGCCCAGGGTCACCAGCTCCTGGCCGGGGCCGACCACGGGCAACATGGCCCGGTAGCGCCATTGACCTGCCTGGGCAGGGTCGATGGCCGCAGGGTCGAAGGGGGGGAGG
Coding sequences:
- the smc gene encoding chromosome segregation protein SMC; amino-acid sequence: MRIKRVVIQGFKTFARKTEFIFDPGVTAIVGPNGSGKSNIVDAIRWCLGEQSFSLLRSKKTSDIIFSGSDQKARLGMAQVTVTLDNSQGQIPLDFEEVEITRRAYRDGNNEYLINGQRVRLQDITEALAQTGLGKRTYALIGQGLIDRVLSLAPEERRSLFEEAAGITGYQAKRNTTLRRLEATQQNLTRVQDIIAELSPRLGHLRRQAERAREREQIAADLRQLLRTWYGYRWHQALAELERQHGQVVALKQQVARRQQELEAVGRQIESLRTRQAALRNQLGDRHRESSILHRQAERVGRELAVAQERLRQVQARQEEAQRELVPLRLQQETLQGRIADLEGQLAQSRAHYEERRAQVEAVQREVARRQQEQAELEQQLAVARQTVNQLATRRANDQARIQQWEERQASLRQELAEQTEALAASRQAAQALQEHLQEAERLLAATQAEGTRVQQEMEQRQAEMAALRQALAEAQEVRVAADRTADRLQTRFELLQRLRNEGAGYASGVRAVLAAAQGPSPALTGVIGTVATAIHVPPHLDRAMETALGGAIQHVIVRRWGDAQRAIEYLKQSGQGRATFLPLDRLHVLPPIPAPRQPGVLGNAAELVSYSPDVEPAVQQLLNRVWVVEDLDTARQALDSITRGPRPTVVTLEGDIVRPGGAVTGGSDRSQQDHSMLARERELRELPAQMEEANARARQAAEKCQELHSRLEALQAQMGPLQERLAALARQERQQRAELDDLRRQLDRARQGEQWQAERRATLQQELDRLAAQIQETRQALAALSQEETEARQALEEAEAAVEAAGVGDLLRQLADVRAAAAAAQGDLQSQQALLANQRSGLQSVVDQIGAKERQIGLLQAEEEQLNRRIRELSAQEDQLTGALVALQSHIRPAEAELARLEAEQQQAEGEERRLQEGLRRDENAWNGAQYQLQRCEDALQQLRHDIEQDLGLVLLEESDEVAYQPPLPWEAVVEQLPALTSIPEGLEEEVREMRARLSRVSNVNPDAPREYEEAASRHEHLLTQSRDLEAAAADLRKIIRELDEVMRRRLQETFHAVAQEFVQFFRTLFNGGTAELLLTDPDDIANSGIEIIARPPGKRPQSLELLSGGERTLAACALIFAILKVSPTPFCVLDEVDAALDEANVDRFRQSVEALSAGTQFIIITHNRRTLEGTNAIYGITMGKDGISQVISLRLEGDRMVPAEENGSQAQAREVMEM
- the rnc gene encoding ribonuclease III, which encodes MSAADLSEFEERHHLHFNDKQLLQQAFVHRSYLNEAPDDEVLEDNERLEFLGDAILGFIVSEELFRRFPEQREGDLTNLRAALVRRETLARLAERLDLGDYLLLGHGEDESGGRQRSAILCATFEALVGAIYLEHGIDVARHFVLSQMEDELALLQEGDYGKDPKSRLQEWAQEVFGAAPRYKVVDSEGPDHARIFTIQVSILQHPWGVGRGHSKQEASQAAAAMALHRIGVNVPEYTPDPALEAQWPLPPPLPLPGTEDGLNQGKPSGR
- a CDS encoding threonine synthase, which gives rise to MIAYCPTCSFRAPAELSPLRCPSTSTPLEYTDLPPFDPAAIDPAQAGQWRYRAMLPVVGPGQELVTLGEGWTPLIQDRWHGLPLHWKLDALMPTGSYKDRGVSVMVNWLVSRGALTVVDDSSGNAGASLACYAARAGLEACIYVPESAPMPKKAQIAIYGAELVEVPGPRDAASKAAAAASRMVKSIKYASHAWHPAFLLGQMTAAWEIWEQLGRQVPDWVVAPAGHGGALLGIWRGFQHLQNSGVTDKLPRLMAVQAEPYTPIYDAFHHRQTQVHPTVVMEPISADGIAINVPVRAASLLEALRRSQGTVVAVDEAEIRQAHRQLAERGLFVEPTSATVAAALCKSLSLFNASDSVVAVLTGHGLKNPPSVDEE